A region of Desulfobacterales bacterium DNA encodes the following proteins:
- a CDS encoding amphi-Trp domain-containing protein: MSDLSEFEFDSYQDTESIQKYLQSLVEGFENHRIMLSSDKKEITLYPDDLLQFSIKAKKKDGENNLNIKISWKDKGESKYKRTISIAS; this comes from the coding sequence ATGTCAGATCTATCTGAATTTGAATTTGATTCTTATCAAGATACAGAATCAATCCAAAAATATCTTCAATCACTTGTCGAAGGATTTGAAAATCATAGAATAATGCTTAGTTCAGACAAAAAAGAAATTACTTTATATCCTGACGATTTACTTCAGTTCTCCATAAAAGCAAAAAAAAAAGATGGAGAAAACAATCTTAACATTAAAATTTCATGGAAAGATAAGGGCGAATCTAAGTATAAAAGAACAATTTCAATTGCGTCATAA